One Sparus aurata unplaced genomic scaffold, fSpaAur1.1, whole genome shotgun sequence genomic region harbors:
- the LOC115578195 gene encoding motile sperm domain-containing protein 1-like: protein MRRKDSHDGQGQGGRRGDRGQAVVRQVGRVETGGETGGETGDVSPLPVFVFPSELLFYSEQRSSHRRVITVYNPYSFSLSFKMLCTAPSLYRVVEAEGSVRAKSCVDLVVRHLDVSPRNVGRRDRFRLEVKGGGQVGGREIWAELRGGQEGGGGEDEEEKKKRRKQGGGGVEKRTGGQRALSAPLSPLLVPTHTHLQLPTCTAVRSVSQWVVCVVVAVLCVAVLMLPLHTESSSVVPRCLHVSTNQKLVCAYTLGLLTMVFLR from the exons ATGAGAAGGAAGGACAGCCATGACGGACAGGGACAGGGCGGGAGGAGAGGGGACCGGGGTCAGGCGGTGGTGAGACAGGTGGGGAGGGTGGAGACGGGCGGTGAGACGGGCGGTGAGACGGGCGATGTGTCCCCGCTGCCTGTCTTCGTGTTCCCGTCTGAGCTGCTGTTCTACTCTGAGCAGAGGAGCTCCCACAGGAGAGTGATCACTGTGTACAACCCCTACAGCTTCAGCCTGAGCTTCAAGA tgCTGTGTACAGCTCCCTCTCTCTACAGAGTGGTGGAGGCCGAGGGCAGCGTCCGGGCAAAGTCCTGTGTAGATCT GGTGGTGCGTCACCTGGACGTGTCCCCTCGAAACGTGGGCCGAAGGGACCGGTTCCGCCTAGAGGTGAAAGGAGGGGGCCAGGTGGGAGGACGGGAGATCTGGGCGGAGctgagaggaggacaggaggggggaggaggggaggacgaagaggagaagaagaagaggaggaaacaaggaggaggaggggtggagaagaggacaggaggacagagggcgCTGTCTGCTCCTCTGTCGCCTCTGctggtgcccacacacacacacctgcagctgccgACCTGCACAG ctgtgcgCAGTGTGTCTCagtgggtggtgtgtgtggtggtggcggtgctgTGTGTCGCGGTGTTGATGCTCCCCCTGCACACTGAGAGCAGCTCTGTGGTTCCACGCTGCCTGCACGTCTCCACCAATCAGAAGCTGGTCTGCGCCTACACAttgg gtctTCTCACCATGGTGTTTCTACGGTAA
- the slc25a11 gene encoding mitochondrial 2-oxoglutarate/malate carrier protein, with amino-acid sequence MADAKPKTSPKAIKFLFGGLAGMGATVFVQPLDLVKNRMQLSGQGTKAREYKTSFHALFSILKNEGVGGIYTGLSAGLLRQATYTTTRLGIYTILFEKMTSADGRPPNFLLKALIGMTAGATGAFVGTPAEVALIRMTADGRMPADQRRGYTNVFNALARITREEGVTTLWRGCVPTMARAVVVNAAQLASYSQSKQALLDSGYFGDDILCHFCASMISGLVTTAASMPVDIVKTRIQNMKMIDGKPEYKNGLEVLMRVIRSEGFFSLWKGFTPYYARLGPHTVLTFIFLEQMNKSYKTYVLDR; translated from the exons ATGGCGGACGCAAAGCCCAAGACCTCTCCGAAGGCCATCAAGTTCTTGTTCGGAGGACTGGCCGG gATGGGTGCGACGGTCTTCGTGCAGCCGTTGGACCTGGTGAAGAACCGGATGCAGCTGAGCGGTCAGGGCACGAAGGCTCGCGAGTACAAAACCAGCTTCCACGCTCTGTTCTCCATCCTGAAGAATGAAGGAGTCGGAGGCATCTACACCGG tctgtcagcaggtctgttgCGTCAGGCGACGTACACTACGACCCGTCTGGGAATCTACACCATCCTGTTTGAGAAGATGACCAGCGCCGACGGACGGCCGCCAAACTTCCTCCTCAAGGCTCTGATCGGTATGACAGCCGGAGCCACGGGAGCGTTCGTCGGGACGCCGGCAGAGGTGGCGCTGATCCGGATGACGGCCGACGGACG GATGCCTGCAGACCAGAGGAGAGGCTACACCAACGTCTTCAACGCTCTGGCCCGGATCACCAGAGAAGAAGGCGTCACCACGCTGTGGAGG gggtgtGTTCCCACCATGGCTCGAGCGGTGGTGGTGAACGCAGCTCAGCTGGCCTCCTACTCTCAGTCCAAACAGGCGCTGCTCGACTCAG gtTATTTCGGGGACGATATTCTGTGTCATTTCTGTGCTAGCATGATTAGCGGTCTGGTTACCACGGCAGCATCGATGCCCGTGGACATCGTGAAGACCAG GATTCAGAACATGAAGATGATCGACGGGAAGCCGGAGTACAAGAACGGCCTG GAGGTGTTGATGCGAGTCATTCGCTCTGAAGGGTTCTTCTCTCTGTGGAAAGGCTTCACTCCGTACTACGCTCGCCTCGGCCCGCACACCGTCCTCACCTTCATCTTCCTGGAGCAGATGAACAAGTCGTACAAGACCTACGTCCTCGAccgctaa